From the genome of Melitaea cinxia chromosome 12, ilMelCinx1.1, whole genome shotgun sequence, one region includes:
- the LOC123658592 gene encoding PWWP domain-containing protein 2A-like yields MAAVVATADMTIQKNSQILVNVEEALEDLIVVSYSSDDKKFQGVLLDSKKSHLPFGVYNLHPAFSKREENVESKDNKLHSVSQRFTYQEPQFATGDGQKSKKTNTKGKPQPRQKMTVRLRPRKVLCSNCQGICNENSENVDVSKKRKLHSDDDAPKDESESSKLEKKYLMGSMLIPKLSRLQPSEMPSVTKSKSGERVRKNVKSGDECEQTTRELAFVSVSDNSECDKEDGKDSDNSFSNLFSNARTLKICFGEGEGTVVKIPPLGGDFNEDSGVSCDMSKPSKPDSKAVKKALKKAKRQAKKNSDIQTNVEMWIEQSPKHIGALSPRNNLSNSPPQEPFEKKHKHKVKHKKKHKIQKRRDENSSKCDGESIDYFSNIKDHCMKQKLSISLRRLSSNSYERREDETSDGESETVPDFPANSTEGVGGRLLRVSPGDIVWGKVVGFPWWPGRVLSVTPTARAHVAWYASTTSSLMPCDSLSPFLEDYKIRFNKKKRGPYKEAVKQATIEARELESHIDPLASPTQTNLATVSPRPIDVFS; encoded by the exons ATGGCGGCTGTCGTTGCAACAGCCGATATGACGATTCAAAAGAATTCTCAAATTCTAGTGAACGTAGAAGAAGCACTTGAAGATTTAATTGTGGTATCCTATAGCAGTGACGATAAAAAATTTCAAGGTGTACTTCTTGACTCCAAAAAGAG tcatttacCTTTTGGTGTATATAATCTTCATCCAGCTTTCTCAAAGCGAGAGGAAAATGTTGAGAGCAAAGACAACAAATTACATTCCGTTAGTCAAAGATTTACTTACCAAGAACCTCAGTTTGCCACTGGAGATGGCCAAAAGTCCAAAAAAACCAATACAAAAGGCAAACCTCAGCCTCGACAAAAGATGACAGTTCGACTAAGACCTAGGAAGGTTTTGTGTTCAAATTGTCAAGGAATTTGCAATGAAAATAGTGAAAATGTGGACGTGTCCAAAAAACGTAAATTACACTCGGATGACGATGCGCCTAAGGATGAGTCTGAGTCAtcgaaattagaaaaaaaatacttaatggGTAGCATGCTGATACCTAAACTATCTAGGTTGCAACCAAGTGAAATGCCAAGTGTTACGAAATCTAAATCTGGTGAGAGAGTTAGAAAAAATGTGAAATCTGGTGACGAGTGTGAGCAAACAACTAGAGAGTTAGCGTTCGTTAGTGTTTCCGATAACAGTGAATGTGATAAAGAGGATGGTAAGGATAGTGACAATTCGTTTAGTAACTTATTTTCAAATGCCAgaacattaaaaatttgtttcggTGAAGGTGAAGGCACTGTTGTGAAAATACCACCTTTGGGTGGCGATTTTAATGAGGATTCTGGTGTTTCCTGTGATATGTCGAAGCCATCTAAGCCAGATTCTAAAGCAGTGAAAAAAGCGCTCAAAAAAGCTAAAAGACAAGCTAAAAAGAACAGTGACATACAAACCAATGTTGAAATGTGGATAGAACAGTCTCCAAAACACATTGGGGCGTTGTCCCCTCGCAACAACTTATCAAACAGCCCCCCACAGGAACCGTTTGAAAAGAAACATAAACACAAAGTGAAACACAAAAAGAAACACAAGATTCAGAAAAGACGTGATGAAAACTCAAGCAAATGTGACGGTGAGTCAATAGACTATTTCAGTAATATAAAGGATCATTGTATGAAACAGAAGCTGTCCATCAGCCTGCGTAGATTAAGCAGTAACTCTTATGAACGGAGAGAGGATGAAACGTCTGACGGGGAGAGTGAAACAGTGCCAGATTTTCCTGCTAACAGTACTGAAGGTGTGGGTGGCAGGTTATTGCGAGTTTCTCCTGGTGATATTGTGTGGGGAAAGGTCGTAGGGTTCCCCTGGTGGCCTGGGAGAGTACTTAGTGTGACACCAACGGCCCGAGCTCATGTAGCTTGGTATGCGTCTACAACATCGTCACTAATGCCATGTGATAGCCTAAGTCCTTTTCTAGAAGATTATaag ATAAGatttaacaaaaagaaaagaGGTCCGTACAAAGAGGCTGTAAAGCAAGCGACAATCGAAGCAAGGGAACTAGAATCTCACATAGATCCATTAGCAAGTCCAACACAAACCAACCTTGCGACGGTCTCACCACGACCCATTGATGTGTTCTCATAA
- the LOC123658593 gene encoding sideroflexin-2: MAAEKRIDITQPLWDQRTFVGRFRHFAFISNPLLSFVPEKELLQAKELYNKYKQGQEPPGTSMTQVIRAKQLYESAFHPDSGELQNVFGRMSFQMPGGCIITGAMLQWYRTATAVVFWQWVNQSFNALVNYTNRNANSPLTTTQMGVAYASATSAAMATALSFKFVIQKRATNPILARFVPFVAVAAANWVNIPLMRQNEIILGLDVTDENGKVIGKSQVAPVKGISQVVTSRIIMCAPGMLLLPFIMERLEPKAWMQRIKWAHIGIQTGIVGICLTLMVPTACAIFPQKCKLSVDTIKRFEKDRYEEILKNTDGKPPEYVYFNKGL, from the exons ATGGCTGCTGAAAAGAGGATAGATATCACTCAGCCACTATGGGATCAAAGGACTTTTGTGGGTAGATTCAGGCATTTTGCCTTTATTTCTAATCCATTACTATCTTTTGTGCCTGAAAAGGAACTTCTTCAGGCAAaggaattatataataaatataa GCAAGGTCAAGAACCACCCGGTACATCAATGACCCAAGTTATCAGAGCTAAACAATTATATGAATCGGCATTCCATCCAGATAGTGGAGAACTGCAAAATGTGTTTGGTAGAATGTCGTTCCAGATGCCCGGAGGTTGTATAATTACTGGTGCTATGTTGCAGTGGTATAG AACAGCAACAGCGGTAGTATTCTGGCAGTGGGTGAACCAGTCTTTCAACGCTCTGGTGAACTACACGAACCGAAACGCCAACTCGCCACTGACGACCACACAGATGGGTGTTGCTTATGCGTCTGCAACCTCAGCGGCTATGGCGACGGCCCTCTCCTTCAAATTTGTCATACAGAAGCGTGCCACTAACCCCATATTAGCT AGATTCGTTCCATTCGTCGCAGTGGCCGCCGCTAACTGGGTTAACATTCCACTGATGAGGCAAAATGAAATAATTCTAG gTTTAGATGTAACGGACGAAAATGGTAAAGTAATTGGGAAATCTCAAGTGGCTCCCGTCAAAGGAATATCACAAGTGGTGACATCTAg GATAATAATGTGCGCGCCAGGGATGCTACTGCTTCCCTTCATCATGGAGCGTTTGGAACCGAAGGCGTGGATGCAGAGGATCAAGTGGGCTCACATCGGTATCCAAACTGGTATCGTCGGTATATG tTTGACGTTAATGGTTCCGACTGCGTGTGCCATATTCCCACAGAAATG tAAGCTCTCTGTAGACACAATCAAACGCTTCGAAAAGGATAGGTACGAAGAAATACTAAAGAACACAGACGGAAAGCCACCTGAATATGTGTATTTCAATAAGGGTTTGTAA